In a single window of the Mus musculus strain C57BL/6J chromosome 6, GRCm38.p6 C57BL/6J genome:
- the Eps8 gene encoding epidermal growth factor receptor kinase substrate 8 isoform 3 (isoform 3 is encoded by transcript variant 5): MMAARIDRDVQILNHILDDIEFFITKLQKAAEAFSELSKRKKSKKSKRKGPGEGVLTLRAKPPPPDEFVDCFQKFKHGFNLLAKLKSHIQNPSASDLVHFLFTPLNMVVQATGGPELASSVLSPLLTKDTVDFLNYTATAEERKLWMSLGDSWVKVRAEWPKEQFIPPYVPRFRNGWEPPMLNFMGAPTEQDMYQLAESVANAEHQRKQDSKRLSTEHSNVSDYPPADGYAYSSSMYHRGPHADHGEAAMPFKSTPNHQVDRNYDAVKTQPKKYAKSKYDFVARNSSELSVMKDDVLEILDDRRQWWKVRNASGDSGFVPNNILDIMRTPESGVGRADPPYTHTIQKQRTEYGLRSADTPSAPSPPPTPAPVPVPLPPSVPAPVSVPKVPANVTRQNSSSSDSGGSIVRDSQRYKQLPVDRRKSQMEEVQDELFQRLTIGRSAAQRKFHVPRQNVPVINITYDSSPEEVKTWLQSKGFNPVTVNSLGVLNGAQLFSLNKDELRSVCPEGARVFNQITVQKAALEDSNGSSELQEIMRRRQEKISAAASDSGVESFDEGSSH, encoded by the exons agGGCGTTTTAACACTGAGGGCAAAACCGCCACCTCCTGATGAATTTGTTGACTGTTTCCAGAAGTTTAAACATGGATTCAACCTTCTG GCCAAGTTGAAGTCCCATATCCAGAACCCGAGTGCTTCAGATCTGGTTCATTTTTTGTTTACTCCACTAAATATG GTGGTCCAGGCAACAGGTGGCCCCGAACTGGCCAGTTCGGTACTCAGCCCACTGTTGACAAAAGACACAGTTGATTTCTTAAACTACACAGCCACTGCGGAGGAACGGAAGCTGTGGATGTCACTGGGAGATAGTTGGGTGAAAGTGAG AGCAGAGTGGCCGAAAGAACAGTTCATCCCACCTTACGTCCCGAGGTTCCGCAACGGCTGGGAGCCCCCGATGCTGAACTTCATGGGCGCGCCCACAGAGCAAGACATGTATCAACTGGCCGAGTCCGTGGCCAACGCAGAACACCAGCGCAAACAGGACAGCAAGAGGCTGTCCACAGAG CATTCCAATGTGTCCGACTATCCTCCAGCCGACGGATATGCGTACAGTAGCAGCATGTACCACAGAGGACCACATGCAGACCACGGGGAGGCTGCCATGCCTTTCAAGTCAACTCCTAATCACCAAGTAGATAG gAATTATGACGCAGTCAAAACACAACCCAAGAAATACGCCAAATCCAAGTACGACTTTGTGGCGAGGAACAGCAGCGAGCTCTCGGTTATGAAAGATGATGTCTTAGAG ATACTCGACGATCGAAGGCAGTGGTGGAAAGTCCGGAATGCCAGTGGAGACTCTGGGTTTGTGCCAAATAACATTCTGGATATCATGAGAACTCCGGAATCTGGAGTGGGGCGCGCTgaccccccatacacacataccatacag AAACAAAGGACGGAATACGGCCTGAGATCAGCTGACACTCCTTCTGCCCCATCACCCCCTCCAACGCCAGCACCCGTTCCGGTCCCCCTTCCACCTTCTGTACCAGCACCCGTTTCTGTGCCCAAGGTCCCAGCCAATGTCACCCGCCAGAACAGCAGCTCCAGTGACAGTGGGGGCAGCATTGTGcgggacagccagagatacaaacAACTCCCAGTGGACC GAAGGAAGTCCCAGATGGAAGAGGTTCAGGATGAGCTCTTCCAGAGGCTGACCATCGGGCGCAGTGCTGCACAGAGGAAGTTCCACGTGCCACGGCAGAACGTTCCAGTGATCAATATCACTTATGACTCCTCACCGGAAGAAGtaaagacttggctgcagtcaaAGGGATTCAACCCCGT GACTGTCAATAGCCTCGGGGTGTTGAACGGAGCACAACTCTTTTCTCTCAACAAAGACGAACTGAGGTCTGTCTGCCCGGAAGGTGCCAGAGTCTTTAACCAAATCACTGTTCAGAAAGCTGCTTTGGAG GACAGTAATGGAAGCTCCGAGTTACAAGAGATCATGCGGAGACGGCAGGAGAAGATCAGCGCCGCTGCGAGCGACTCGGGAGTGGAGTCTTTCGATGAAGGGAGCAGCCACTGA